From Candidatus Xianfuyuplasma coldseepsis:
GTCCTCGTAAATGACGACAACACCATCCTATCAAGTGGTGGATTCATTCTTCAAATTATGCCTGGATGTTCCGAGGAAACAATCGAACAAATCGAAACGATATTAAAAGACATCAAACCAGTTAGTGAAATGATTCAAGAAGGATATAAACCAGAAGATGTCATTCGTGATTTAACTAACAATGAATACAAACTTCTCGAGCACCTTGATTTAGAATACAAATGTGATTGTAATCGAGAAAAGTTTGAAAAAGGATTGATTAGCTTAGGTGTGGCAGAACTTGAAACATTCCTTGAGGATGAAGACCCCATCGAAACATCTTGCCACTTTTGCAATACAAAATATCATTTTTCAAACGATGATATTAATCAATTAATCCATGAAATTAAGTCAGCGAAATAGTGCTGGCTTTTTTATTTAGAAAAATCACACTCGAATCCCATATTATAGTTATTATAAATATAAAAAAGAAATAAAGTCCTGAAAATATATAGGGTAAACTGGATGGGAAATGGCCATATAACGCTATCAAATAGTAGGTAGAAATGACTATCATATGCCTAAAGTCAATTTGTTTGTTTGCGAATTATATAGATTCCTTATTTGTAATTTTTCGTTATCACAATTACTTATTTACCCCTTAGCCTACTCAAAAAGGAGTGTCACAATGACACTCCTTTAACGATTTTTTCGATCACTTCTTTTGTATATTTTTTATTATACAAATCATAACTTGTACAAGACATCGCACCACATATTGATCCAAAAACTAACGACTGTTTAATATCGTTTGTTTCCAGATACTTTATCATCATCCCAGCAACAAAACTATCGCCAGCACCATTGGAATCCACATATGTAAAATCAGTATATCCTTTTAATTCAAATACTTGTTTATGATCCATTGCAACAAGTCCTTTTGATCCATTTGTTATAACAACAAACTCTTTTCCTAGTTCAATATACTTTTTGAGGAATTGTCCATGATTTGGAATAGATACCCCACTTGCAATTAAAATATCGGCTACATCAATAAAGTCTTGATGATATGGATTTCCTTCATCGTAATCATGAATATCTACAACGATTGGAATATCGATGTTTTGTAAGAATGGAATATACTGTCTACAAAACTCGTTAATATTTAAGAAGACAACATCCACAGTTGTGATTATGTCGTAAAATTCATGTGGTATAGGTGGGATTTGTGTCCCAACCGATGTGAAAATACTAATTCGTTTCCCTTGGGAGTGCATAATGTTTGTATGCGCAGTGCATTTATCTGTTTCAACAGGTACTACATGAATGGTAGTTGTTTCAAAAAACGATTCAATAATTGGTCGATATTCATCGTTTCCTAAATCGGTAATGAGCGTAACCTTAGAGCTTAAAACGTCTAAAGCAAGAGCCTTTCCGGCTCCGGTACCACCGATATTTGTGGATACATTCGTTGCCCACAAGCTCATATCATCAGCTATGGAATTAATTTCTGGAACATGGATTAGTGTATCGACACTACATCCTCCAATAACAAGACTTTTCATCGTAATCACCAGTTAAATTATACACTGTTTTTGCATGAAAAAAAGAAAAACCGTTTTTCACAAACGGTTTTTTTTGTTACATTACTTTCAAGTAGCGTTTGATTTCCCATTCTGTTACAGATGTCCGGAAATCATCCCATTCTTGTTGTTTTGCCTCGATAAACTTTTCAAAGACATGTGCACCCAAAGCCTCTTTTACTACGTCGTTTTTCTTAAGTTCTTTGACAGCGTCTTTTAGATTTTCTGGTAAATTGACAATGCCCATTGCTTCGCGATCATCACGAGATAGTTCATATAAGTTAATATAAACGCGATCAGTAGCTTCTAGTTTCTTCTCAATTCCCTCTAATCCACTTGCTAAAATAGCTGCTAATGCTAAGTAGGGATTTGCACTTGGATCGACACTACGGATTTCAGTTCTAGTAGCACGTCCTTTTTTCGCTGGTATACGAATCATTGCACTGCGGTTCGCATCACTCCAAGAAACGTAGCAAGGTGCTTCATATCCTGGTACTAGACGTTTATACGAGTTTACAGTTGGGTTTGTTACAGCAGTAAATCCACGTGCATTTTTCATAATTCCTGCAATCCATTGTTTTGCAACATCACTTAATCCAATTTCACCTTTTGGGTCATAAAATGCGTTATTTCCATCTTTATCACTTAGTGAACAGTTGGTGTGCATCCCAGAACCATTGATTTCAGAAATTGGTTTTGGCATAAATGTCGCATGTAATCCATGTCTTTTCGCAACATTTTTAATGACTAACTTAAATAATTGAAGATTATCACTTAACCGAACGACATCATTATACTCAAAGTTAATTTCATGTTGTCCGGGTGCTACTTCATGATGTGCAGCTTCCATAGTGAATCCAATTTTTTCGAGTTCTAGTACAATATCCCGACGACAATCTTCTGCCCCATCTACTGGAGCAAGGTCGAAATACCCACCATTATCATTAAAATCAAGTGTTGGTTCACCGTTTGCATCTAATTTGAATAAGAAGAACTCGGGTTCCACACCAACGTTAAATGCACCAAATCCAAGAGACTTCATTTTTTCGACGTTGCGTTTTAGAACATAACGTGGGTCGCCTTCGAATGGTTCTCCGTTTGGTAGATAGATATCACAAATCAAAATTCCCACTTTACCATACGTTGTCTGTTCCCACGATGAGATCAACCATGAGTCATAATCAGGATATAAATACATATCCGCTTCCTGAATACGAACAAATCCGTCAATGGATGATCCATCAAACATTACCTCATTGTCTAAAGCTTCTTCCAGTTTATTTCCTGGAATTTCAACGTTCTTAATAACCCCGTTGATGTCTGTGAAACACAAACGAACGTATTTCACATTTTCTTCTTTGGCATTCTTTAAGATTGCCTCTTTGGTCCATGTTGCCATAATTTCCTCCTTAAAATATAAAAAATGATGCCAAAAAATGCTGCGTCAGCATTGACATCATTTAATTTCTATTCCTTGTTTTACGAGACGTCCTTGTCTACAAACCAATTATAAATAAGGGGGTACTAAATGTCAATCTTATTTTCGATGATAAGGTTTACAAGACGACGTTTTGAAACCCGTAAATCCATTGCTTTTTTCTGAATAAATTGGTGGGAATCCTCTTCAGATAGCCCTTTATTCATTAACACTCGTTTTGCCTTATTTGTTAGAAGTATTGTTTCTAGACGTTCTTTTGTATTGTCATTTACAGATTGTAAGCGACGAATTTCTTTCATGTATTTCGCTACCAATTTTATTGTAACAGG
This genomic window contains:
- the glnA gene encoding type I glutamate--ammonia ligase; translation: MATWTKEAILKNAKEENVKYVRLCFTDINGVIKNVEIPGNKLEEALDNEVMFDGSSIDGFVRIQEADMYLYPDYDSWLISSWEQTTYGKVGILICDIYLPNGEPFEGDPRYVLKRNVEKMKSLGFGAFNVGVEPEFFLFKLDANGEPTLDFNDNGGYFDLAPVDGAEDCRRDIVLELEKIGFTMEAAHHEVAPGQHEINFEYNDVVRLSDNLQLFKLVIKNVAKRHGLHATFMPKPISEINGSGMHTNCSLSDKDGNNAFYDPKGEIGLSDVAKQWIAGIMKNARGFTAVTNPTVNSYKRLVPGYEAPCYVSWSDANRSAMIRIPAKKGRATRTEIRSVDPSANPYLALAAILASGLEGIEKKLEATDRVYINLYELSRDDREAMGIVNLPENLKDAVKELKKNDVVKEALGAHVFEKFIEAKQQEWDDFRTSVTEWEIKRYLKVM
- a CDS encoding carbohydrate kinase family protein: MKSLVIGGCSVDTLIHVPEINSIADDMSLWATNVSTNIGGTGAGKALALDVLSSKVTLITDLGNDEYRPIIESFFETTTIHVVPVETDKCTAHTNIMHSQGKRISIFTSVGTQIPPIPHEFYDIITTVDVVFLNINEFCRQYIPFLQNIDIPIVVDIHDYDEGNPYHQDFIDVADILIASGVSIPNHGQFLKKYIELGKEFVVITNGSKGLVAMDHKQVFELKGYTDFTYVDSNGAGDSFVAGMMIKYLETNDIKQSLVFGSICGAMSCTSYDLYNKKYTKEVIEKIVKGVSL